The Pseudomonas pergaminensis nucleotide sequence TGTGACCTTGCGCCTGCACCAGGCGCTGTTTGCGCAACTGGCGGCCATCCCGAGCCTGGCAGGTGTACTCACGGATATCGAGATGCCGCTGGTGCCGGTGTTGGCGCGTATCGAGCGCCAGGGCGCGCTGGTCGACAAGGACTTGCTGGGCGTCCAGAGCATCGAGCTGGGCAACAAGATGGTCGAGCTCGAGCGCCAGGCGTTCGAGATCGCCGGCGAAGAGTTCAACCTGGGTTCGCCCAAGCAACTTGGCGCAATCCTGTACGAAAAACTCGGCCTGCCAGTGCTTAAAAAAACCGGCAAGGGCCAGGCCTCGACCGCCGAAGAAGTTCTGGCCAAGCTGGCCGAAGATGATTACCCGCTGCCCAAGGTGCTGATGCAGTACCGCAGCATGAGCAAGCTCAAAAGCACTTACACCGACCGGCTGCCGGAACAGATCAACCCGCGCACCGGGCGTATCCACACCTCGTATCACCAGGCGGTGGCGGCGACCGGGCGGTTGTCTTCCAGTGATCCGAACCTGCAGAACATCCCGGTACGTACCGCCGAAGGGCGGCGGATTCGCCAGGCGTTCATTGCGCCCAAGGGCTACAAATTGCTGGCGGCGGACTATTCGCAGATTGAGCTGCGGATCATGGCCCACCTGTCGAAAGACGAGGGGTTGATGAATGCCTTCCGTCACAACCTCGACGTACACACGGCCACGGCGGCCGAGGTGTTCAAGGTTGAATTGGGCGAGGTCACCTCCGACCAGCGTCGCAGCGCCAAGGCGATCAACTTCGGTTTGATCTATGGCATGGGCGCGCAGAAGCTGGGCAAGGACATTGGCGTCGATACCAAGACGGCCAAGGCGTACATTGATGTGTATTTCGCCCGTTATCCCGGTGTTCGCGAGTACATGGAACGCACCCGGGCCCAGGCGTCCGACCAAGGCTACGTCGAGACTTTCTTCGGTCGTCGCCTCTACTTGCCGGATATCCACTCCAACAAGCCACAGGAACGCGCGGCCGCTGAGCGCACTGCCATCAACGCGCCGATGCAGGGCACGGCGGCAGATATCATCAAGAAAGCCATGGTGTTGGTGGATAACTGGCTGACCGACTCAGGCCTGGATGCCAAGGTGATCCTGCAGGTACACGATGAATTGGTGCTGGAAGTGCGTGAAGACCTCGTCGCGCAAGTCAGCGAGAAAATTCGCGAGCACATGAGTGCGGCTGCTCAGTTGGACGTACCGCTGCTGGTGGAAGTGGGCGTAGGCAATAACTGGGACGAAGCACACTGATGACGGGGCTCCTGCCACCACCTTGCGTGGTGGCAGAGTGCTTTAGTCCAGAAGTCTTCGTCGGTTATTTCCAATAGTTTTTTGAACCTGCCGGAACTTAACCTGTGAACTGCTACTCAGAGTTACTGAATGGGTGGTGAAGCCCTTCAATGCTCCTATGTTGTGTTAAGTGTTGGCAGATATCTGGACCCCGCCCTAGCGGTCCGGAACTTGAACCCCGAACTTCCCCTCCCCATACGAAGTCCGGGGTTTTTTTTGCCTGCAGAAAAGTTACTCCGCGATTTCTGCGCCCTTGTCTGCCAGCTCCATCCAGCCGGCCAATACGGTGTAAGCCTCTTCCAAGCCCAGGCGTTTAGGCGCCGAGAACAGCTGAATGGTGATCGTATCGCCCCAGCCCTTACGGATTTCCGACTGCACTTTGAGCAGAGTGTTCTTGGCGGCGCCGTAGGTCAGCTTGTCGGCCTTGGTCAGCAGGATATGCATCGGCATGCCGCTGGCGACAGCCCAATCGAGCATCAACAGGTCGAAGTCGGTCATCGGATGGCGGATGTCCATCATCAGAATCAAACCCTTCAAACTCTCTCGGCCACCCAGGTAAGCCTCCAGGTGACGCTGCCAGTGCAGCTTCAGCGGGATGGGTACTTTTGCGTAACCGTAGCCCGGCAGGTCGACCAGACGCCGATCATCGTCTAGCTTGAAGAAATTGAGGAGTTGCGTACGGCCCGGGGTTTTCGAGGTGCGTGCCAGGCTGGCGTGAGTCAGGGTGTTCAGCGCGCTGGACTTGCCGGCGTTGGAGCGACCGGCAAAGGCGACTTCAAAGCCTTCGTCATCGGGGCATTGGTCAACTTTGGCGGCGCTGAGCATGAACGTGGACTGTTGGCACAGGCCGAGGATGGGATTCTTGAGTTGCATGAGTTTTCCGATGTGGGCGGTGCCGAAAAAGGGTGCGGCAAGCGGTGTCGTTTCCGTTTCAGTAGCGCCAGTATATAATGCCGCAGATTTTGTGTGTGCTTTGTCCCAGCGAAGGATGAAGTTCACGGGAGCGATAGACCTTTATTGCGCATTAGAACGCAAAACGCTCTCAAACCCTGAAATGGTCGACGTATGACCAAGTGGTTGCTCGCTATCGGTGTCCTGCTCCCGCTTTACGGCGCTCAGGCTACACAGGATCCGGAAGCGGTGTACAACCGAGTTTGCGTGGCTTGCCTGCCGGCCAGTTGCCCAACGCCCCCGTACGGGGTGACGAGGCGCCTGGGCGCCAAGACTGGCGCAAGGCATGGACACGCTGGTGCAACACGTGACCCAGGGTTTCAAGGCAATGCCGACGCGTGGTTTGTGCATGGACTGCAGTACTGAGGATTACCAGGCCGTCATTGAGTTGATGGTGAGTAAACCCGGTAGATAACTCTTAAACCCCTTAGCCGTAGTTGGATTAGCTGATGAACAAACTGATCGTGAGTCTGCTGTTGACCTTGGGCATCACAGGCGTTGCCGTCGCTGCAGAGGGCCCCCTGAAAGGTGATGCCACTGCCGGTCAAGCGAAAGCCGCCGTATGTGGTGCCTGCCATGGACCGGATGGTAACAGCCCGGCGCCGAACTTCCCCAAACTGGCCGGCCAGGGTGAACGTTACCTGACCAAGCAACTGCACGACATCAAGGATGGCAAGCGCACGGTCCTGGAAATGACCGGCTTGCTGACCAACCTCAGCGATCAGGACCTGGCAGACCTCGCGGCGTATTTTGCCAGCCAGAAAGGCAGTGTGGGAGCTGCTGATCCGAAACTGGTGGCCCGTGGTGAGAAACTATTCCGCGGCGGCGACCTGGAAAAAGGCCTGCCAGCCTGCACCGGCTGCCATTCGCCCAATGGCGCGGGCATCGCCGCCGCCGGCTTCCCGCATCTGAGTGGCCAGCATGCGACCTACATCGCCAAACAGTTGACCGATTTCCGCAAGGAAGAGGCGGGACGCGCCAACGATGGCGACGCGGCGATCATGCGCACCATCGCCCGCAAGCTGAGTGATGAAGACATTGCGGCGGTCTCCAGCTACATCCAGGGCTTGCACTGAGGTACAGGCAACGTTAACACTCGATTAATCCCGTGATGCAAGCATAAAAAGGGTGGCCCAGGCCGCCCTTTTTTGTGGCCGGTGCCGTTACACTAACGAACTCATGCCCGCGTAGACCTGTCACAACAAGGGTCGCGTGAGGCGACTTTATTTGTCCAGGAGTAAAGCATGCGTAATCTGATTCTCAGCGCCGCTCTCGTCACTGCCAGCCTCTTCGGCATGACCGCACAAGCCGCCGACGTGCCGCTTGAAGCCGGTAAAACCTACGTTGAATTGGCTAACCCGGTTCCGGTCTCGGAGCCAGGCAAGATCGAAGTGGTGGAGCTGTTCTGGTATGGCTGCCCGCATTGCTACGCTTTTGAGCCGACCATCAACCCATGGGTCGAGAAACTGCCTAAAGACGTGAACTTCAAACGTATCCCCGCCATGTTCGGCGGCCCATGGGATGCCCACGGCCAACTGTTCCTGACCCTGGAAGCCATGGGTGTGGAGCATAAAGTTCACAACGCGGTATTCGACGCGATCCAGAAGCAAGGCAAGCGCCTCACCAAACCAGACGAAATGGCTGACTTCGTGGCCACCCAAGGTGTCGACAAGGACAAGTTCCTGGCGACCTTCAACTCCTTCGCCATCCAGGGCCAGATCAAGCAGGCCAAGGAGCTGGCGCAGAAGTACGGCGTGCAAGGCGTACCGACCATGATCGTCAACGGCAAATACCGTTTCGACCTGGGCACCTCCGGTGGTCCTGAGCAAACCCTCAATGTTGCCGACCAGCTGATCGCCAAAGAGCGCGCAGCCAAGTAAGGGGCCCGTCATGCGCCGTTGGGGTACCGAACGTGTGGTTGGCTTGCATGATCCGCAGGTCAACGAACATCACCTGGAAACCACGGGCCTGCCGGCAGAC carries:
- the dsbA gene encoding thiol:disulfide interchange protein DsbA: MRNLILSAALVTASLFGMTAQAADVPLEAGKTYVELANPVPVSEPGKIEVVELFWYGCPHCYAFEPTINPWVEKLPKDVNFKRIPAMFGGPWDAHGQLFLTLEAMGVEHKVHNAVFDAIQKQGKRLTKPDEMADFVATQGVDKDKFLATFNSFAIQGQIKQAKELAQKYGVQGVPTMIVNGKYRFDLGTSGGPEQTLNVADQLIAKERAAK
- a CDS encoding c-type cytochrome; this encodes MNKLIVSLLLTLGITGVAVAAEGPLKGDATAGQAKAAVCGACHGPDGNSPAPNFPKLAGQGERYLTKQLHDIKDGKRTVLEMTGLLTNLSDQDLADLAAYFASQKGSVGAADPKLVARGEKLFRGGDLEKGLPACTGCHSPNGAGIAAAGFPHLSGQHATYIAKQLTDFRKEEAGRANDGDAAIMRTIARKLSDEDIAAVSSYIQGLH
- the yihA gene encoding ribosome biogenesis GTP-binding protein YihA/YsxC yields the protein MQLKNPILGLCQQSTFMLSAAKVDQCPDDEGFEVAFAGRSNAGKSSALNTLTHASLARTSKTPGRTQLLNFFKLDDDRRLVDLPGYGYAKVPIPLKLHWQRHLEAYLGGRESLKGLILMMDIRHPMTDFDLLMLDWAVASGMPMHILLTKADKLTYGAAKNTLLKVQSEIRKGWGDTITIQLFSAPKRLGLEEAYTVLAGWMELADKGAEIAE